The genomic DNA GGTCTGTGTGTTTATTTGCAAATGAGACTCATGGAACAGAGTGAAACTTAATACCCTAGTAAgtctgtttaggattgcagtttaagCCAACTGGATTGTTCAATTTCAGAAAGACCCATTTCTCatttgactctttgtattctggTACaatcatgggtgggtgggtgtcgttccttcccccccctccccccagcaaatacattgcagttttgactgtaaagATCAGCTATAATTGAGCAtgttctggagcagcagaaagtaTTTCAGGTACATTCTAGCCCACAATTAAAATAAGCTAACTTATATTATTGTCTATAAACAACTTTGTATGGAATTATTTTAGAAAGGAACTGGGTTCAATAGCATAGAATtctgaataaaaaataatgcAGGTGACAGTTCAAAGTGATAAATTGTGTCTTCTGTTTTTTTCTAGGAGAAAAGTCAAGAAGCAACATCACTTTGGAGTAAAAATAATCATTCGTTTTTATTTCTTTCGTTACAGTGGATGAAATTATTGCTATCACATCAGATGTTTCAGGGCAAGAAAATTTGGCTTGGTTTACTCACGTGCTGAAAAATTGGATTGGTTTCGGATACCTGGGAGAAAATGCAAGATACGTGGTTTACATTTTTGGACTGCTATTAATGCTTTTAATGCTGTCACAGGCGATATATCTCTCGATATTTTGCATGATGTACATTTGTGGCTTTCTTCTCTATATTTACAAGAAAATGAATAACATAGTTCAAGACACTACTACTGAAGCATGGGCCACACCAAGAAGGTGTCTTGCAAGCGCTTTGCATATAATTGGAAAGATATGGCATGGTAAGCAAGTATTTCCTTAAATAACAATAGTGGCAATGTTATCAGTGCAGGCTTGTTCTTTACACCAAATGAGGTTCTGTCCCATCAGCCTTAGTATGCCATCAGCCAGCACAAATttccctgccttcttacttatgTACAGTATATctagtccagagggtggcacaaGCTGCCAGCTTCCTTTTTCTTAGCCCCAGCGTTACCATGGTGCATAAGGGCACTCTTgatctctctgccttctgccttagCAGTTCAAACAGGCACCAGTAACCACTGAATGCAATAAACCACTTCACTTCAGAAAACTGAGCTTCAGGATTAAGCTCTGAAGCAAGATCATGAATATTGTCACTGTGCAACCAGGAACTCTGGGGTCAATATcatcaacagaaaaagaaacCTCAGCTTGAGATGGTTTTTAAAAGCTTGAGAAAATGAATAAGTCCCTCCCTGTGATTAAATTACAATAAACTGGGGGCCAAATGAACCTTCCTGATAAGGGTATTCCACAAGTGAgagggggcaccactgtaaagttTCCATTTGCTGTAAAGTTTCCATTTGCATCAGCTTCTTCTGGTGGAAAGAGGCTTCTTTGACAAATACCTCAGCACACAGGCAGACTGCTACAAGGCTACTCAGCACTAAACATTTCAGGGAATATCACGAAAGAAGGCATTCTGATTTTCAGTAAAGGTGTTGTAGGTAACAAACCTGGGGCCATCACATAGAAAGAGCTGCAGGACAACATAACATGTGAAAAGATGGGCCATATTATCTGATCCTAAAACTCAGTTCTTCCTAAAGCTGCACCAAAACCCCCACTTAACTCCATTTTGCCGTATCATTCACAGGTGGCAAAATTGGTGGACATTTTAGAGATGTGGCAGGGATCGTAACAAAAGGCAGTGGGAAGTGTGATGGCAAAAGCATTTCTCTGGGTGGCTAGTGGCTGGCCTCTATTTTTCCTCCACAAATCCCCTGGGACAAGTTTCTACTTGTTTTCCTCCAGTAAATGCACTTGTTAAATCATTATGTAACATGTATGACAGCAATAGTAATCTGTTGCATTTTGTGCTCTTTTCAGGTTATGAAGTTATTGGCACAGAGCATATACCAGAAGGACCAGGGGTCATTGTTTATTATCATGGAGCTTTTGTTGTGGATTATGTGTTCTTTGTAGCTAGATTATATACACAGACTGGAAGACACATCTACAGTTTAGCTGATAATGGGTTGTTTCTACTTCCAGGTAAAATAGCTTTACTTTATATTTAGAATTGCAATATTGAAAATGACTCTAATACTGTGATGTGTCATAAATAATATCTATCTTCTGCCCCAAAAGACTTCCAAATCCAAAGTATGAGCTTCCACTGAAAGGATACAATAAAGTGTTGTTAGGGCAGACAATGGTCAACTCtaatttgcaaatacagtggtacctcggttgtcaaatgtaataccttccggaagaccgttcaacttccgaaacgttctaCAACCGAGGTGCAATGGGCGGTCggcaaattccattgagaaaatggagaaactcACCTCAGAAGtggttcgacttctgaggcatgttcgaaaacggaagcattcacttctgggtttttggcgttcaggtTCCAAATCATTTGGCTTCcaagatgctcgaaaaccgaggttccactgtagtatgTTAgatccagtggtggctggtagcATTTTGACTTGGTAGGGCAGCAATTTATAACCTTGCTGTTCTGGACACATAGAACACTTATTTAGATACATGTGCCATTACATGTGCCGAGTATACAGttgtataggattacactgtaagaAATGTACCAGAGTGTTACTCTCTCATACTTGTATTTCGGTTAAATATATGTCAGAAAAATTGCCTACCATAGGGCTATACCTTCCCTGTTTCAACTTTTCAGAAAAAGCCTATTGCTAGAAAACTTgagagaatggaagaaatgtCTACAAAgtctacacatcctaattatctTACTTTGAAAGACTGCCAAGGTGCCATGCCTAGGAGCCTTAATGGGGCCACATCACTGGAAGTTGTATAATATCTATCTATACTATAAATAATACTGATAAAAATGTGATTTGTTCTGGGTGTATTTTTCAGGTATCAGACCAGTTCTTGATTTTTTTGGTTGCCTAAATGGCAATAAAGACGAATGTGTGAAAATTCTGAAGAAAGGCCATTTATTGGGGATAGCACCTGGTGGACTTAGAGAAGGAAACTTTAGTGATGAGAACTACAACCTAATGTGGGGTAAACGTACAGGTTTTGCGCAAGTGGCTTTACAGGCCAAAGTGGTAAGTAGCCTATTTGTAGTAACTATACATTACCCACAGTATTGTTGATTGTGTGCAATCAGTTGTTATTAAGACACACCTGGACTGAAGAAATATGGCACAAATTTTACAGACATGGAGACTGACGTATGCAGTTGGCTCCCAGTGAGCAGttcttgtgggcttatagccgaataaagtattatctatctatctatctatctatctatctatctatctatccagtgAGCAGTGAGTTCACCATTCATTTCTAAATAGTAGCAAAAAGTGTTTTTACAGCTGGGCTTTAACACATATTATTGCCACTACAAAAATAAAGTGTTCAATTAAGTTGTACTGGGTTTTTGTAAAACTAAATATTTTgttggcagtttttttttttaagatatagaatatgtGGTTATTTTTGCTTGTTCAGTTTCTGAGCACTTATTTCCATGGATTTATCACTGCTTACTAAGCCAAAGCCTAAAACTGGGCTTCTTGCAGTCAAAAA from Lacerta agilis isolate rLacAgi1 chromosome 7, rLacAgi1.pri, whole genome shotgun sequence includes the following:
- the LOC117049996 gene encoding transmembrane protein 68-like, with amino-acid sequence MDEIIAITSDVSGQENLAWFTHVLKNWIGFGYLGENARYVVYIFGLLLMLLMLSQAIYLSIFCMMYICGFLLYIYKKMNNIVQDTTTEAWATPRRCLASALHIIGKIWHGYEVIGTEHIPEGPGVIVYYHGAFVVDYVFFVARLYTQTGRHIYSLADNGLFLLPGIRPVLDFFGCLNGNKDECVKILKKGHLLGIAPGGLREGNFSDENYNLMWGKRTGFAQVALQAKVPIIPMFTQNLREGYRTYGKISPLKWLYEKTRILILPIYGGFPVKFRTYIGEPIPYDPDITAKELAEKTKVALENIQNRYQKRPGNILRALLERFDKYHKEN